A window of Gemmatimonas sp. genomic DNA:
AGGTGGTTCATTCCCTAAGGTCCCTGCGCACCGGTGTGGAGCAGGGAATGTGGTGCGAGCGGCGCATCGCGTATACGACGACGCTGCCGTGTTCAACGATTCGTCTGCGGCCTGCGGAAGAGCACTGACCGTGGGTCTCGAGTCCCGTGTGAGCAAAACGCGCGAGAAATCGCGCGGACCGGAGCGGGGCGCAGTCCCTCGGCATGCAGCGCAGCGCGATACTCCGGCCAGCGCGTCAAAGGTTTGATCGTACGACGGCTGACCGGCAACTCGCGCAGCAAGCCTGCTTGCCGGTTGGCACGGTTGCCATCCCACGAACCCCCGCCCGCGAGGTCAACGACGGTATACATCGCTTGGTACTCAAAGAGCGATGCGTTGTTTTCAATCATGACCAAACGGAAAATGCCATCGGCTTCCGCTCGCGTGCAACCAGCGGCACTTTGCTCCCAGTACAGGTAGTCATGCACGATCCCCGCAACGAGATACGGGCCGAGTGCGGGAAAAATGGATTGCAATTGCTTCGGAATACTTGCGAAATCGGTCACAAATCCCGCAGGAACGACCACGCTGTCTTTGGTGTCTCCAACGCGGTAGATCAAATCCGTATGCAGGACCCAGTTTGCGGCATCCGAGAACGGCTGTAGAAACGGCAAATTCGGCGCAGCGGCCACTCGAGAGATGATCGCGCGACCGAAGTCGATCTCCAGAATGCGTGAGACGTCGGCTTCGAGAACGACGGTTGCTTGTTGCGCCGCAAACCCCAACGTCTTCACCGATACGGTGTACGACCCGCCGGCGGGGACCGAGACAGAGAATTCGCCGCGCCCATTCGTCTGCGTTCCGCGAGGTGTCGGCAATGACGCGCCGCGTATCGTCACAGACACGTTAGGCACGCCATTTCCGACACTGTCTCGCACGATACCGGCGATGACTTGCGGCGACGCGGGAAGCTGTTGGACGAGTTGCGCTTCCGCTAGGCGCGGGCGCACCACGGTCAGCCCGACCACCATGAGCGCAGCCGATGCGGCGCGGAGTACGCGCCAGGGATAGAGCGATGACCGTGCGGTATCGGCGGAGGACTGAGTGCGCATGCGCTTCTCCAGTAGGAACGAAGATGAACGTCCTGAAAACGTTTCGGGAACGCTGTGACTAGGCATCAGTGGTATGCCGTCCAGATCCACGGCGCGACCAGTATCCGCAGTGTGTATTCACGTACTTGGCGCATTGCCAAGCGCTACGGTCTAGCGGGTCCGAACAGATTCGCCCGTTCGGCGAGGATTTGTCGGCGTGGCGTTGGGCCAGCGCGGCACGCCGCGGTGCGCCTCCGATTTCGCGCGCGTGCACCAACTTGCTCGCGCCGGTGCGGGCAAGCTCGCGCGGAGCCGGCGGCACCCTCCATGCGCTGATGGGCCAGCCGAGCACGCACACGGCGCTGCTGGAAGCTGCGCTACGGCGCGTCGAAGTGGGGTGGCGAGCGACTTTGGTAGGGTCGGTGCAGGGTCAACGGTCGCCGACGCGTCCGATTGCGCTCCTCCCCATTTCGGCTACTGTTCGGGACGGTCACGGTGAGTATGCCTTCCCCGGTGGTTCAGAGCTGACCGACTCGAACTACACAGGACACCCCGCGATGCCGCATTCCACTGCGAGCCTACTCGATGCCTTCGTCGCCAACCTTGGCCGCGACGGCAATCCGTTTCCGGGCCCCTTCGGGAGTCCGCTCGAGGAACGCTTCGCCGACGCGCTTCGCCCGCACCTCGCGCCAGGCGTGCGCGTCGAACAACAGCGAGTTCACTACACGGCCATTGGTCGGTTTGTTCTCGACTTCTGCTTTACGACGCCGAGCGGGTTTTGCGTGGCCGTCGAGTGCGACGGCGCCGCGTTCCACGAGCGGACGGCCGACGACTGGCGCGATGCGGCGCTGATCGGCGAGCGCAAGATCGATCTCATGGTGCGGATCGATGGGCGATCCCTCTACTCGGTTCCAGCAGACGTGCTCTACCTGCTCAGCACGATTGCGCCGTCGCTGGTGAGCGCCCGTGGTCGGCAGAACATCGTGAAGCTGAGCACGGCGGCCGTGCGGCGGTATGATCGCCAGACGCCGGGACTGCTGTGGGTCAAGTATCCGAACGTCGAGGACCTGCGCGCGCCGGATGCGGCGCGATACCGTGACGCTGACGACCCGGACGCGGCCGATGCCGTCGACCCGTGGTAGAGGGAGGCGTACCACCGCGCTGAGGCTGGTCCGAAAAGCGGTCTGCTCTACTTAACGTATGCGGGGCGCGAGGTACCGCTGGCCGGGCAGGCGTGGCGCGCGCTAGCGCGGACCATTGCAGCAAATCCAGGCGCCACTCAGCGCGACCTCGTTGGGTTGCGAAAGACAACGGACGCGGAGGTCGACCCCATCGGCGATGCCTTCCGGCGCGCGCAGGACGAGGAAGAGGCGACGATTCCGCCGGAGCTCTCTTGGCATCTCCTCCCGCTAGGGGCACCTCCGGAGCCGCCGTATGAGCCGTCCTCCGAGTGGCTCGCGCGTCTGGCCATGCTCGACGCGCCGGCGGGTTCGCCAGTGCTGGAAGTTCGGCACCTGGGCGGCCCCGGTACGCGGAACGGCCACTGACGCCGCCGGTCTGCGCAAACGTATCCAGCACCCATACCCAGCACCCATACCCAGCACTTGCTTTGGTTCCAACGATTGTCGCGGCCTTGCAATCGGCAGGGTGTGCAGATCTACGTCAGGCGTTGCTTCCACCCGCTACTGTTGCTTTACGGAAAATGTGTTGGCTCGGCCGTCCTCGAATTATTCCTCGTGGTCTGCGGACGATCAGCTTCTTCCTCCGTGCGACTGGGTTCGTCTCGTGTGGTGTTCGTGTGTGACTGTTTCCGTTGGCCGCCGTCGGCGGTGCTCTGTCTCGACGGCGGTGGCGCTGGTAGATGCTGCGAGGGGGGCATCGGAAGGGGATGAGGTATCCGCCTAGCGTATTAGCGATGTGGGCTGCAAGCCTGCCTGAAACGCGTTGAGCAAGGCTTCGAAGGACAGACCCGTTTAGACAACCAGGGTCTTATGCGCCGAGATTGTCCATAATCTTGCAAGGGCCCTTGCAAATTTCAGCGACCCATTCGGATGCTCGCCGCCGTCGGCCGCCGCTGGCTTGCTACGTATTCGTGGGTAAACGGTGACCACCTGTTCCGGTGCATTACAGCACTGTGGTCGGCAGACGCGTTCCACCAAATCGACTCCGGCGCGTTAGCGCGACGACGGCACCGACCTGCTGCGAAACCCGCCTCCTCGAGCAACCAGACATGCTTGCCCTTGACGATCCCATAAGTTCACTTATGTTTTAGTAGGAAAGTGCGCAGTTCCCTCCTTTGCCCGTTGAGGATTGCCGATGGATGCGTCCGTCCCTCCCGACCCTTCGCCGTTCGCTCGCCCCAATGATCCGGTGCTGGCAGGTGAGCTTGTGTGCGCTGTGCCCGCCCACGTCCGAGGCGTGCTCGTGCAGGCGCTCGACGTCGCGTATCGTGATGCCGGCAGGCTCTTCGACCTCGAAGCCGGCGCCGACTTGCAGTGGTTCGGCTTCACCGTTTTCAAGTTCGTGGCGCATCAGATCCGGCGTGTGTTGGATCAGGACTCGACGCTCGGGCTCACCGTGGTAGGTGGGACGACGGGCGCGTTCCGCCTGCAGGCCGGGTCATTCATCGTCGCGCCGTACGCCTGCGGGCGCCGGATTCCGGACAATCCGTGGACCGCGTTTCCGAGCAACAACAACGGGGCCGGTATGCTGGCAGACATTAATTGTGGGCAGATCGAGCTGTTCTCGGGTGAGGTGGAAGGGGACCAAGTGGCTATAGTGCTTGGCCACTATGGGAGCCCAGAGACGGGCCTCGAGGCGGTCTTCCTCAAAAAGCCCGTTGCGCAGACCGGGGGACAGATCAGCCGGTGGGGATACATCGAGCCGATCTTCAAATTGGGGGGATCGGGCACCGCGACCGTTCTGCTGACCCCAACCGCGCCAGTCGGGCAGGAAGGCGGGGCCAGCGTACGCCGCGCGGTGCTACCGGGGCCGACTTCGGTTGGCCGACCGACGATGTTGCCCTTCAAGCGCAAGCCGGCACAGCAGAGCGAGAACGAAGGCGCGTAGCTCGCTGGTAACCACGCGACGACGTACGACACTGTACGACCTCGCGCCCGATTTCTCGTGCGGGCGAGATTCCCACCCCGCAGCATCACGCCGGGCCCGGCGTTGCGATGACAAGTCCTCCGACCGTAGACCTTCAGGCGAACTTATCTCAAGCACCTCTGCTTGGGGGACGGTTCGCCGCTTGTGTGGCCCATGGTGACGTCCGTTCTGCCTCCGACGTGGCTCTGCCGCATGCTTGTCCCGTCCTTCGCCCTTTCCGTGTATCTCTCTTCGACGGACCTCGACGCCCTCGCGGCGTGCCTTGATGCGTTTAATCCCGCGCGGCTCGTCCTTGCGCGGGAGGCCAGCAATCTTGAGGTGAAGGACTTGGCGGCGCGTATCGGGACCACGCCGAGCGCGATCAGTCAGTTCGAGCACGGCGCCGCCAAGCCCAAGATCGAGACGCTTCTCCGGCTGGCGCTCGCAGTGGGCGTCCCCCCGGAGTTCTTCGCCGCCGCCGCGCCGCCGTCGCTGCCCGAGGCGCATTGCCACTTTCGCCGCCGCCGCGGCGCGACGAAGCGCGAGCAGCGCTACGTGCTCGCGCGCGGGCAGCTGGTGCAAGAAGTTGTGCACTATCTGGCCGACTACTTGGAGTTCCCAGCCGAAGGCATTTCGGCACTGTCCCGCCCGGCCATGACCCTCGACGAGGCCGAGGCGCTCGCGAGCGCGGTCCGTGACGCGTGGGGGTTGGGATTCGGCCCGATCTCTGACATGGTGGGGTTGCTCGAAGCGTATGGGGTGATTCCAGTCGAGGTGCAGGGCCACTCGGAACGGCTCGATGCCTTCTCGGTGTGGGCCGGCGGCCGACCGATGGT
This region includes:
- a CDS encoding DUF1353 domain-containing protein, which gives rise to MPSHSVPETFSGRSSSFLLEKRMRTQSSADTARSSLYPWRVLRAASAALMVVGLTVVRPRLAEAQLVQQLPASPQVIAGIVRDSVGNGVPNVSVTIRGASLPTPRGTQTNGRGEFSVSVPAGGSYTVSVKTLGFAAQQATVVLEADVSRILEIDFGRAIISRVAAAPNLPFLQPFSDAANWVLHTDLIYRVGDTKDSVVVPAGFVTDFASIPKQLQSIFPALGPYLVAGIVHDYLYWEQSAAGCTRAEADGIFRLVMIENNASLFEYQAMYTVVDLAGGGSWDGNRANRQAGLLRELPVSRRTIKPLTRWPEYRAALHAEGLRPAPVRAISRAFCSHGTRDPRSVLFRRPQTNR
- a CDS encoding XRE family transcriptional regulator, which produces MLVPSFALSVYLSSTDLDALAACLDAFNPARLVLAREASNLEVKDLAARIGTTPSAISQFEHGAAKPKIETLLRLALAVGVPPEFFAAAAPPSLPEAHCHFRRRRGATKREQRYVLARGQLVQEVVHYLADYLEFPAEGISALSRPAMTLDEAEALASAVRDAWGLGFGPISDMVGLLEAYGVIPVEVQGHSERLDAFSVWAGGRPMVFLSTDSRSGSRRRFDAAHELGHLIAHRDCMVGDPGLEDVANRFASAFLLPANPFRAECPTRLSWPMLRTLKRRWGVSLQAIVRRAFDLGVYSEATYRRAYVQIGQYGWRTQEPDEPSFEHPSLIQHGVAQLERHGHAPAKIAETLRHGDRLFSQVVWPNGRAE